A region from the Gymnogyps californianus isolate 813 chromosome 14, ASM1813914v2, whole genome shotgun sequence genome encodes:
- the KCNMB1 gene encoding calcium-activated potassium channel subunit beta-1 — MLAKKLVTAQKRGETRALCLGLGMVACSMMMYFFIGITVVPFYTKSVWTTETVCKVLKANIKDKVLRTNSEGSEDEDTFPYPCLQVWVNLTASGQEVMLYQTEDTLERNPKCSYVPGKSENSREVKAQIETIASNFKKYQTFPCYYDPGGIQTNVILSRLYHPKGLLFAFLWPTLMFTGGCLIIVLVKISQYVSVLSAWQ, encoded by the exons ATGTTGGCAAAAAAGTTGGTGACTGCACAGAAGCGAGGGGAGACAAGAGCCCTGTGCCTGGGACTGGGAATGGTCGCGTGCTCCATGATGATGTACTTTTTTATTGGGATCACCGTTGTGCCATTCTACACTAAAAG tgTTTGGACAACAGAAACTGTGTGCAAGGTACTCAAAGCCAACATCAAGGACAAAGTTCTCCGCACAAACAGCGAAGGCTCAGAGGATGAGGATACCTTTCCTTATCCCTGTTTACAGGTGTGGGTTAATCTGACAGCCTCAGGACAAGAGGTTATGCTGTATCAGACTGAAGACACACTGGAAAGAAATCCTAAG TGCTCGTACGTCCCAGGCAAGTCGGAGAACTCTAGAGAAGTTAAAGCACAAATAGAAACAATTGCAAGCAATTTCAAAAAATACCAGACTTTCCCGTGCTACTATGACCCAGGAGGAATACAGACCAACGTCATTTTAAGCAGACTTTATCACCCAAAAGGcctcctctttgctttcctttggcCTACACTAATGTTTACAGGTGGATGTCTGATTATTGTTCTGGTAAAAATTAGTCAgtatgtttctgttctttctgcttggcagtag